One Tachysurus fulvidraco isolate hzauxx_2018 chromosome 2, HZAU_PFXX_2.0, whole genome shotgun sequence DNA segment encodes these proteins:
- the tle2a gene encoding transducin-like enhancer protein 2a isoform X2: MFPQNRPPASLQPPPGASASAAAAAAAAAAASGTAQSLKLTYPETLDRIKEEFQFLQTQYHSLKLECEKLATEKTEIQRHYVMYYEMSYGLNIEMHKQTEIAKRLNVICAQLIPFLSQEHQQQVVQAMERAKQVTMGELNASIGVRGLPPLPPTQQLQAQHLSQHAAQGLPMAPHPSGLPHPGLALGGSSGLLALSGALGAQLAAKDERAHLEAVAAAAAAAAEHHRDREAGPSSLSNGDKGRTSDYLSNGKKRKSDEKEFTDYGSDADKSDDNLVVDEDPSSPRSVHSYSSRENGLDKLPLSRKEPLPQASPTSLTSSSSSASPSRSKEPPSREKSSTPGLKPGTPMSQDSATPGPSGPPQFRPVPGKAGVDPLALGVRNPLAVQGVYPPGAFGLPPPGVNGELAGAAAAYGAGLHLVSPQMNGSAAVAAAAAAAAAAGYGRSPVVGYESPHPHMRVPGLPASLQAAASGKPAYSFHVSADGQMQPVPFPPDALLGPGIPRHARQIHTLSHGEVVCAVTISTSTRHVYTGGKGCVKVWDISQPGSKSPMAQLDCLNRDNYIRSCKLLPDGRTLIVGGEASTLSIWDLATPTPRIKAELTSSAPACYALAISPDNKVCFSCCSDGNIVVWDLHNQTLVRQFQGHTDGASCIDISNDGTKLWTGGLDNTVRCWDLREGRQLQQHDFTSQIFSLGYCPTGEWLAVGMESSNVEVLHVSKPDKYQLHLHESCVLSLKFAYCGKWFVSTGKDNLLNAWRTPYGSSIFQSKESSSVLSCDISPDDQFIVTGSGDKKATVYEVIY, encoded by the exons atGTTCCCACAAAACCGACCACCG GCATCTCTCCAGCCACCCCCCGGGGCCTCGGCTTCAGCGGCAGctgcggcggcggcggcggctgCAGCATCAGGAACAGCTCAGTCTTTAAAGCTCACTTACCCTGAGACCCTGGACCGGATTAAAGAAGAGTTTCAGTTCCTTCAGACTCAGTACCACAG CCTAAAGCTTGAGTGTGAGAAACTGGCCACGGAAAAGACGGAAATTCAGAGGCACTATGTGATG TACTATGAAATGTCCTATGGCCTGAACATTGAGATGCATAAACAG acaGAGATTGCTAAGCGGTTGAATGTGATCTGTGCGCAGCTCATCCCATTTCTCTCACAggag CATCAGCAGCAGGTGGTTCAGGCCATGGAACGCGCCAAACAGGTGACTATGGGGGAGTTGAATGCGTCGATAGGGGTACGTGGACTCCCCCCTCTGCCTCCCACA CAACAGCTACAGGCTCAGCACCTTTCCCAGCATGCTGCCCAGGGTTTACCCATGGCCCCTCACCCATCGGGTTTGCCCCACCCAGGACTGGCTTTGGGGGGCAGCTCGGGCCTGCTGGCTCTCTCAGGGGCACTCGGGGCACAGCTGGCTGCTAAGGATGAAAGGGCACATCTGGAGGCTGTAGCGGCGGCGGCAGCGGCCGCTGCTGAGCACCACCGGG ACCGCGAGGCAGGACCA AGCTCCTTATCAAATGGAGACAAAGGGCGGACATCAGACTACCTCAGCaatggaaagaaaaggaaatcaGACGAGAAAGAATTTACAGATTAT GGTAGCGATGCTGACAAGAGTGATGACAACTTGGTAGTGGATGAG gaccCTTCGTCTCCACGCAGTGTGCACTCGTACTCCTCCAGAGAGAACGGTCTGGACAAACTGCCCCTATCCAGGAAAGAGCCTCTGCCTCAGGCAAGCCCCACCTCCCTGACATCCTCCTCCAGCAGCGCCTCTCCTTCTCGCAGCAAAGAGCCTCCCTCA AGAGAGAAGTCTAGTACCCCGGGGCTGAAACCAGGCACTCCCATGTCTCAAGATTCCGCCACGCCCGGCCCCAGCGGCCCGCCCCAATTCCGCCCTGTCCCAGGCAAAGCAGGTGTGGACCCCCTGG CGCTGGGTGTGAGGAACCCTCTGGCAGTGCAGGGTGTGTATCCTCCTGGTGCTTTCGGTTTGCCGCCTCCGGGGGTGAACGGCGAGCTTGCTGGAGCGGCTGCAGCATATGGCGCTGGACTCCACCTCGTCTCGCCACAGATGAACGGCTCTGCCGCtgtagctgctgctgctgccgccGCCGCCGCTGCTGGATACGGACGCTCCCCTGTG GTGGGTTATGAGTCTCCTCACCCACACATGAGGGTCCCTGGCTTGCCTGCTAGCCTCCAGGCTGCAGCCTCAGGAAAGCC TGCATACTCGTTCCACGTGAGTGCAGATGGACAGATGCAGCCTGTACCTTTCCCTCCTGATGCTCTCCTGGGCCCTGGCATCCCGCGCCATGCTCGCCAGATCCATACACTCAGCCATGGAGAGGTGGTGTGTGCCGTCACCATCAGCACCTCCACACGCCACGTCTACACTGGTGGCAAAGGCTGTGTCAAAGTGTGGGACATCAGTCAGCCAGGCAGCAAGAGCCCCATGGCCCAACTGGACTGTCTG AACAGGGACAACTACATCCGCTCATGCAAGCTGCTCCCAGATGGGAGAACTTTGATAGTTGGAGGTGAAGCCAGCACTCTGTCTATATGGGAtttagccacgcccactccACGCATCAAGGCGGAGTTGACCTCCTCGGCTCCAGCGTGCTACGCTCTGGCCATCAGTCCAGACAACAAGGTCTGTTTCTCCTGCTGCAGCGACGGCAACATCGTGGTGTGGGACCTTCACAACCAGACACTCGTCAG GCAGTTCCAGGGCCACACTGATGGGGCCAGCTGCATCGACATCTCCAACGACGGGACCAAACTGTGGACTGGGGGCCTCGACAACACGGTGCGCTGCTGGGACCTGAGAGAGGGCCGACAGCTCCAGCAGCACGACTTCACCTCCCAG atcTTCTCCCTGGGCTACTGTCCTACAGGAGAGTGGCTGGCAGTGGGGATGGAGAGCAGTAATGTGGAAGTGCTGCATGTCTCCAAACCAGACAAGTACCAGCTGCACCTTCACGAGAGCTGTGTGCTGTCACTCAAGTTCGCCTACTGCG GCAAATGGTTTGTCAGCACAGGTAAAGATAATCTTCTGAACGCCTGGCGAACTCCGTACGGCTCCAGCATATTCCAG TCGAAGGAGTCCTCATCAGTTCTCAGCTGCGACATCTCACCTGATGACCAGTTCATTGTGACTGGTTCAGGAGACAAGAAGGCCACTGTGTACGAAGTCATTTACTAA
- the tle2a gene encoding transducin-like enhancer protein 2a isoform X4 — protein sequence MFPQNRPPQASLQPPPGASASAAAAAAAAAAASGTAQSLKLTYPETLDRIKEEFQFLQTQYHSLKLECEKLATEKTEIQRHYVMYYEMSYGLNIEMHKQTEIAKRLNVICAQLIPFLSQEHQQQVVQAMERAKQQQLQAQHLSQHAAQGLPMAPHPSGLPHPGLALGGSSGLLALSGALGAQLAAKDERAHLEAVAAAAAAAAEHHRDREAGPSSLSNGDKGRTSDYLSNGKKRKSDEKEFTDYGSDADKSDDNLVVDEDPSSPRSVHSYSSRENGLDKLPLSRKEPLPQASPTSLTSSSSSASPSRSKEPPSREKSSTPGLKPGTPMSQDSATPGPSGPPQFRPVPGKAGVDPLALGVRNPLAVQGVYPPGAFGLPPPGVNGELAGAAAAYGAGLHLVSPQMNGSAAVAAAAAAAAAAGYGRSPVVGYESPHPHMRVPGLPASLQAAASGKPAYSFHVSADGQMQPVPFPPDALLGPGIPRHARQIHTLSHGEVVCAVTISTSTRHVYTGGKGCVKVWDISQPGSKSPMAQLDCLNRDNYIRSCKLLPDGRTLIVGGEASTLSIWDLATPTPRIKAELTSSAPACYALAISPDNKVCFSCCSDGNIVVWDLHNQTLVRQFQGHTDGASCIDISNDGTKLWTGGLDNTVRCWDLREGRQLQQHDFTSQIFSLGYCPTGEWLAVGMESSNVEVLHVSKPDKYQLHLHESCVLSLKFAYCGKWFVSTGKDNLLNAWRTPYGSSIFQSKESSSVLSCDISPDDQFIVTGSGDKKATVYEVIY from the exons atGTTCCCACAAAACCGACCACCG caGGCATCTCTCCAGCCACCCCCCGGGGCCTCGGCTTCAGCGGCAGctgcggcggcggcggcggctgCAGCATCAGGAACAGCTCAGTCTTTAAAGCTCACTTACCCTGAGACCCTGGACCGGATTAAAGAAGAGTTTCAGTTCCTTCAGACTCAGTACCACAG CCTAAAGCTTGAGTGTGAGAAACTGGCCACGGAAAAGACGGAAATTCAGAGGCACTATGTGATG TACTATGAAATGTCCTATGGCCTGAACATTGAGATGCATAAACAG acaGAGATTGCTAAGCGGTTGAATGTGATCTGTGCGCAGCTCATCCCATTTCTCTCACAggag CATCAGCAGCAGGTGGTTCAGGCCATGGAACGCGCCAAACAG CAACAGCTACAGGCTCAGCACCTTTCCCAGCATGCTGCCCAGGGTTTACCCATGGCCCCTCACCCATCGGGTTTGCCCCACCCAGGACTGGCTTTGGGGGGCAGCTCGGGCCTGCTGGCTCTCTCAGGGGCACTCGGGGCACAGCTGGCTGCTAAGGATGAAAGGGCACATCTGGAGGCTGTAGCGGCGGCGGCAGCGGCCGCTGCTGAGCACCACCGGG ACCGCGAGGCAGGACCA AGCTCCTTATCAAATGGAGACAAAGGGCGGACATCAGACTACCTCAGCaatggaaagaaaaggaaatcaGACGAGAAAGAATTTACAGATTAT GGTAGCGATGCTGACAAGAGTGATGACAACTTGGTAGTGGATGAG gaccCTTCGTCTCCACGCAGTGTGCACTCGTACTCCTCCAGAGAGAACGGTCTGGACAAACTGCCCCTATCCAGGAAAGAGCCTCTGCCTCAGGCAAGCCCCACCTCCCTGACATCCTCCTCCAGCAGCGCCTCTCCTTCTCGCAGCAAAGAGCCTCCCTCA AGAGAGAAGTCTAGTACCCCGGGGCTGAAACCAGGCACTCCCATGTCTCAAGATTCCGCCACGCCCGGCCCCAGCGGCCCGCCCCAATTCCGCCCTGTCCCAGGCAAAGCAGGTGTGGACCCCCTGG CGCTGGGTGTGAGGAACCCTCTGGCAGTGCAGGGTGTGTATCCTCCTGGTGCTTTCGGTTTGCCGCCTCCGGGGGTGAACGGCGAGCTTGCTGGAGCGGCTGCAGCATATGGCGCTGGACTCCACCTCGTCTCGCCACAGATGAACGGCTCTGCCGCtgtagctgctgctgctgccgccGCCGCCGCTGCTGGATACGGACGCTCCCCTGTG GTGGGTTATGAGTCTCCTCACCCACACATGAGGGTCCCTGGCTTGCCTGCTAGCCTCCAGGCTGCAGCCTCAGGAAAGCC TGCATACTCGTTCCACGTGAGTGCAGATGGACAGATGCAGCCTGTACCTTTCCCTCCTGATGCTCTCCTGGGCCCTGGCATCCCGCGCCATGCTCGCCAGATCCATACACTCAGCCATGGAGAGGTGGTGTGTGCCGTCACCATCAGCACCTCCACACGCCACGTCTACACTGGTGGCAAAGGCTGTGTCAAAGTGTGGGACATCAGTCAGCCAGGCAGCAAGAGCCCCATGGCCCAACTGGACTGTCTG AACAGGGACAACTACATCCGCTCATGCAAGCTGCTCCCAGATGGGAGAACTTTGATAGTTGGAGGTGAAGCCAGCACTCTGTCTATATGGGAtttagccacgcccactccACGCATCAAGGCGGAGTTGACCTCCTCGGCTCCAGCGTGCTACGCTCTGGCCATCAGTCCAGACAACAAGGTCTGTTTCTCCTGCTGCAGCGACGGCAACATCGTGGTGTGGGACCTTCACAACCAGACACTCGTCAG GCAGTTCCAGGGCCACACTGATGGGGCCAGCTGCATCGACATCTCCAACGACGGGACCAAACTGTGGACTGGGGGCCTCGACAACACGGTGCGCTGCTGGGACCTGAGAGAGGGCCGACAGCTCCAGCAGCACGACTTCACCTCCCAG atcTTCTCCCTGGGCTACTGTCCTACAGGAGAGTGGCTGGCAGTGGGGATGGAGAGCAGTAATGTGGAAGTGCTGCATGTCTCCAAACCAGACAAGTACCAGCTGCACCTTCACGAGAGCTGTGTGCTGTCACTCAAGTTCGCCTACTGCG GCAAATGGTTTGTCAGCACAGGTAAAGATAATCTTCTGAACGCCTGGCGAACTCCGTACGGCTCCAGCATATTCCAG TCGAAGGAGTCCTCATCAGTTCTCAGCTGCGACATCTCACCTGATGACCAGTTCATTGTGACTGGTTCAGGAGACAAGAAGGCCACTGTGTACGAAGTCATTTACTAA
- the tle2a gene encoding transducin-like enhancer protein 2a isoform X3 — protein MFPQNRPPQASLQPPPGASASAAAAAAAAAAASGTAQSLKLTYPETLDRIKEEFQFLQTQYHSLKLECEKLATEKTEIQRHYVMYYEMSYGLNIEMHKQTEIAKRLNVICAQLIPFLSQEHQQQVVQAMERAKQVTMGELNASIGQQLQAQHLSQHAAQGLPMAPHPSGLPHPGLALGGSSGLLALSGALGAQLAAKDERAHLEAVAAAAAAAAEHHRDREAGPSSLSNGDKGRTSDYLSNGKKRKSDEKEFTDYGSDADKSDDNLVVDEDPSSPRSVHSYSSRENGLDKLPLSRKEPLPQASPTSLTSSSSSASPSRSKEPPSREKSSTPGLKPGTPMSQDSATPGPSGPPQFRPVPGKAGVDPLALGVRNPLAVQGVYPPGAFGLPPPGVNGELAGAAAAYGAGLHLVSPQMNGSAAVAAAAAAAAAAGYGRSPVVGYESPHPHMRVPGLPASLQAAASGKPAYSFHVSADGQMQPVPFPPDALLGPGIPRHARQIHTLSHGEVVCAVTISTSTRHVYTGGKGCVKVWDISQPGSKSPMAQLDCLNRDNYIRSCKLLPDGRTLIVGGEASTLSIWDLATPTPRIKAELTSSAPACYALAISPDNKVCFSCCSDGNIVVWDLHNQTLVRQFQGHTDGASCIDISNDGTKLWTGGLDNTVRCWDLREGRQLQQHDFTSQIFSLGYCPTGEWLAVGMESSNVEVLHVSKPDKYQLHLHESCVLSLKFAYCGKWFVSTGKDNLLNAWRTPYGSSIFQSKESSSVLSCDISPDDQFIVTGSGDKKATVYEVIY, from the exons atGTTCCCACAAAACCGACCACCG caGGCATCTCTCCAGCCACCCCCCGGGGCCTCGGCTTCAGCGGCAGctgcggcggcggcggcggctgCAGCATCAGGAACAGCTCAGTCTTTAAAGCTCACTTACCCTGAGACCCTGGACCGGATTAAAGAAGAGTTTCAGTTCCTTCAGACTCAGTACCACAG CCTAAAGCTTGAGTGTGAGAAACTGGCCACGGAAAAGACGGAAATTCAGAGGCACTATGTGATG TACTATGAAATGTCCTATGGCCTGAACATTGAGATGCATAAACAG acaGAGATTGCTAAGCGGTTGAATGTGATCTGTGCGCAGCTCATCCCATTTCTCTCACAggag CATCAGCAGCAGGTGGTTCAGGCCATGGAACGCGCCAAACAGGTGACTATGGGGGAGTTGAATGCGTCGATAGGG CAACAGCTACAGGCTCAGCACCTTTCCCAGCATGCTGCCCAGGGTTTACCCATGGCCCCTCACCCATCGGGTTTGCCCCACCCAGGACTGGCTTTGGGGGGCAGCTCGGGCCTGCTGGCTCTCTCAGGGGCACTCGGGGCACAGCTGGCTGCTAAGGATGAAAGGGCACATCTGGAGGCTGTAGCGGCGGCGGCAGCGGCCGCTGCTGAGCACCACCGGG ACCGCGAGGCAGGACCA AGCTCCTTATCAAATGGAGACAAAGGGCGGACATCAGACTACCTCAGCaatggaaagaaaaggaaatcaGACGAGAAAGAATTTACAGATTAT GGTAGCGATGCTGACAAGAGTGATGACAACTTGGTAGTGGATGAG gaccCTTCGTCTCCACGCAGTGTGCACTCGTACTCCTCCAGAGAGAACGGTCTGGACAAACTGCCCCTATCCAGGAAAGAGCCTCTGCCTCAGGCAAGCCCCACCTCCCTGACATCCTCCTCCAGCAGCGCCTCTCCTTCTCGCAGCAAAGAGCCTCCCTCA AGAGAGAAGTCTAGTACCCCGGGGCTGAAACCAGGCACTCCCATGTCTCAAGATTCCGCCACGCCCGGCCCCAGCGGCCCGCCCCAATTCCGCCCTGTCCCAGGCAAAGCAGGTGTGGACCCCCTGG CGCTGGGTGTGAGGAACCCTCTGGCAGTGCAGGGTGTGTATCCTCCTGGTGCTTTCGGTTTGCCGCCTCCGGGGGTGAACGGCGAGCTTGCTGGAGCGGCTGCAGCATATGGCGCTGGACTCCACCTCGTCTCGCCACAGATGAACGGCTCTGCCGCtgtagctgctgctgctgccgccGCCGCCGCTGCTGGATACGGACGCTCCCCTGTG GTGGGTTATGAGTCTCCTCACCCACACATGAGGGTCCCTGGCTTGCCTGCTAGCCTCCAGGCTGCAGCCTCAGGAAAGCC TGCATACTCGTTCCACGTGAGTGCAGATGGACAGATGCAGCCTGTACCTTTCCCTCCTGATGCTCTCCTGGGCCCTGGCATCCCGCGCCATGCTCGCCAGATCCATACACTCAGCCATGGAGAGGTGGTGTGTGCCGTCACCATCAGCACCTCCACACGCCACGTCTACACTGGTGGCAAAGGCTGTGTCAAAGTGTGGGACATCAGTCAGCCAGGCAGCAAGAGCCCCATGGCCCAACTGGACTGTCTG AACAGGGACAACTACATCCGCTCATGCAAGCTGCTCCCAGATGGGAGAACTTTGATAGTTGGAGGTGAAGCCAGCACTCTGTCTATATGGGAtttagccacgcccactccACGCATCAAGGCGGAGTTGACCTCCTCGGCTCCAGCGTGCTACGCTCTGGCCATCAGTCCAGACAACAAGGTCTGTTTCTCCTGCTGCAGCGACGGCAACATCGTGGTGTGGGACCTTCACAACCAGACACTCGTCAG GCAGTTCCAGGGCCACACTGATGGGGCCAGCTGCATCGACATCTCCAACGACGGGACCAAACTGTGGACTGGGGGCCTCGACAACACGGTGCGCTGCTGGGACCTGAGAGAGGGCCGACAGCTCCAGCAGCACGACTTCACCTCCCAG atcTTCTCCCTGGGCTACTGTCCTACAGGAGAGTGGCTGGCAGTGGGGATGGAGAGCAGTAATGTGGAAGTGCTGCATGTCTCCAAACCAGACAAGTACCAGCTGCACCTTCACGAGAGCTGTGTGCTGTCACTCAAGTTCGCCTACTGCG GCAAATGGTTTGTCAGCACAGGTAAAGATAATCTTCTGAACGCCTGGCGAACTCCGTACGGCTCCAGCATATTCCAG TCGAAGGAGTCCTCATCAGTTCTCAGCTGCGACATCTCACCTGATGACCAGTTCATTGTGACTGGTTCAGGAGACAAGAAGGCCACTGTGTACGAAGTCATTTACTAA
- the tle2a gene encoding transducin-like enhancer protein 2a isoform X1: protein MFPQNRPPQASLQPPPGASASAAAAAAAAAAASGTAQSLKLTYPETLDRIKEEFQFLQTQYHSLKLECEKLATEKTEIQRHYVMYYEMSYGLNIEMHKQTEIAKRLNVICAQLIPFLSQEHQQQVVQAMERAKQVTMGELNASIGVRGLPPLPPTQQLQAQHLSQHAAQGLPMAPHPSGLPHPGLALGGSSGLLALSGALGAQLAAKDERAHLEAVAAAAAAAAEHHRDREAGPSSLSNGDKGRTSDYLSNGKKRKSDEKEFTDYGSDADKSDDNLVVDEDPSSPRSVHSYSSRENGLDKLPLSRKEPLPQASPTSLTSSSSSASPSRSKEPPSREKSSTPGLKPGTPMSQDSATPGPSGPPQFRPVPGKAGVDPLALGVRNPLAVQGVYPPGAFGLPPPGVNGELAGAAAAYGAGLHLVSPQMNGSAAVAAAAAAAAAAGYGRSPVVGYESPHPHMRVPGLPASLQAAASGKPAYSFHVSADGQMQPVPFPPDALLGPGIPRHARQIHTLSHGEVVCAVTISTSTRHVYTGGKGCVKVWDISQPGSKSPMAQLDCLNRDNYIRSCKLLPDGRTLIVGGEASTLSIWDLATPTPRIKAELTSSAPACYALAISPDNKVCFSCCSDGNIVVWDLHNQTLVRQFQGHTDGASCIDISNDGTKLWTGGLDNTVRCWDLREGRQLQQHDFTSQIFSLGYCPTGEWLAVGMESSNVEVLHVSKPDKYQLHLHESCVLSLKFAYCGKWFVSTGKDNLLNAWRTPYGSSIFQSKESSSVLSCDISPDDQFIVTGSGDKKATVYEVIY, encoded by the exons atGTTCCCACAAAACCGACCACCG caGGCATCTCTCCAGCCACCCCCCGGGGCCTCGGCTTCAGCGGCAGctgcggcggcggcggcggctgCAGCATCAGGAACAGCTCAGTCTTTAAAGCTCACTTACCCTGAGACCCTGGACCGGATTAAAGAAGAGTTTCAGTTCCTTCAGACTCAGTACCACAG CCTAAAGCTTGAGTGTGAGAAACTGGCCACGGAAAAGACGGAAATTCAGAGGCACTATGTGATG TACTATGAAATGTCCTATGGCCTGAACATTGAGATGCATAAACAG acaGAGATTGCTAAGCGGTTGAATGTGATCTGTGCGCAGCTCATCCCATTTCTCTCACAggag CATCAGCAGCAGGTGGTTCAGGCCATGGAACGCGCCAAACAGGTGACTATGGGGGAGTTGAATGCGTCGATAGGGGTACGTGGACTCCCCCCTCTGCCTCCCACA CAACAGCTACAGGCTCAGCACCTTTCCCAGCATGCTGCCCAGGGTTTACCCATGGCCCCTCACCCATCGGGTTTGCCCCACCCAGGACTGGCTTTGGGGGGCAGCTCGGGCCTGCTGGCTCTCTCAGGGGCACTCGGGGCACAGCTGGCTGCTAAGGATGAAAGGGCACATCTGGAGGCTGTAGCGGCGGCGGCAGCGGCCGCTGCTGAGCACCACCGGG ACCGCGAGGCAGGACCA AGCTCCTTATCAAATGGAGACAAAGGGCGGACATCAGACTACCTCAGCaatggaaagaaaaggaaatcaGACGAGAAAGAATTTACAGATTAT GGTAGCGATGCTGACAAGAGTGATGACAACTTGGTAGTGGATGAG gaccCTTCGTCTCCACGCAGTGTGCACTCGTACTCCTCCAGAGAGAACGGTCTGGACAAACTGCCCCTATCCAGGAAAGAGCCTCTGCCTCAGGCAAGCCCCACCTCCCTGACATCCTCCTCCAGCAGCGCCTCTCCTTCTCGCAGCAAAGAGCCTCCCTCA AGAGAGAAGTCTAGTACCCCGGGGCTGAAACCAGGCACTCCCATGTCTCAAGATTCCGCCACGCCCGGCCCCAGCGGCCCGCCCCAATTCCGCCCTGTCCCAGGCAAAGCAGGTGTGGACCCCCTGG CGCTGGGTGTGAGGAACCCTCTGGCAGTGCAGGGTGTGTATCCTCCTGGTGCTTTCGGTTTGCCGCCTCCGGGGGTGAACGGCGAGCTTGCTGGAGCGGCTGCAGCATATGGCGCTGGACTCCACCTCGTCTCGCCACAGATGAACGGCTCTGCCGCtgtagctgctgctgctgccgccGCCGCCGCTGCTGGATACGGACGCTCCCCTGTG GTGGGTTATGAGTCTCCTCACCCACACATGAGGGTCCCTGGCTTGCCTGCTAGCCTCCAGGCTGCAGCCTCAGGAAAGCC TGCATACTCGTTCCACGTGAGTGCAGATGGACAGATGCAGCCTGTACCTTTCCCTCCTGATGCTCTCCTGGGCCCTGGCATCCCGCGCCATGCTCGCCAGATCCATACACTCAGCCATGGAGAGGTGGTGTGTGCCGTCACCATCAGCACCTCCACACGCCACGTCTACACTGGTGGCAAAGGCTGTGTCAAAGTGTGGGACATCAGTCAGCCAGGCAGCAAGAGCCCCATGGCCCAACTGGACTGTCTG AACAGGGACAACTACATCCGCTCATGCAAGCTGCTCCCAGATGGGAGAACTTTGATAGTTGGAGGTGAAGCCAGCACTCTGTCTATATGGGAtttagccacgcccactccACGCATCAAGGCGGAGTTGACCTCCTCGGCTCCAGCGTGCTACGCTCTGGCCATCAGTCCAGACAACAAGGTCTGTTTCTCCTGCTGCAGCGACGGCAACATCGTGGTGTGGGACCTTCACAACCAGACACTCGTCAG GCAGTTCCAGGGCCACACTGATGGGGCCAGCTGCATCGACATCTCCAACGACGGGACCAAACTGTGGACTGGGGGCCTCGACAACACGGTGCGCTGCTGGGACCTGAGAGAGGGCCGACAGCTCCAGCAGCACGACTTCACCTCCCAG atcTTCTCCCTGGGCTACTGTCCTACAGGAGAGTGGCTGGCAGTGGGGATGGAGAGCAGTAATGTGGAAGTGCTGCATGTCTCCAAACCAGACAAGTACCAGCTGCACCTTCACGAGAGCTGTGTGCTGTCACTCAAGTTCGCCTACTGCG GCAAATGGTTTGTCAGCACAGGTAAAGATAATCTTCTGAACGCCTGGCGAACTCCGTACGGCTCCAGCATATTCCAG TCGAAGGAGTCCTCATCAGTTCTCAGCTGCGACATCTCACCTGATGACCAGTTCATTGTGACTGGTTCAGGAGACAAGAAGGCCACTGTGTACGAAGTCATTTACTAA